From Diospyros lotus cultivar Yz01 chromosome 4, ASM1463336v1, whole genome shotgun sequence, a single genomic window includes:
- the LOC127799878 gene encoding uncharacterized protein LOC127799878 isoform X1 gives MFVKKLVEKASKKHGGIVDGLKSEDIDPRLVFHYGVPSGSVILAYDSIQQILAISTKDGRIKLYGKGNTQAILESPETIASKFLEFFENQGILLNVNANNQIEVWDLERNFLSHVHDFKDDITSFTVMQQSLYMFVGDSVGNVSVLKLDQEPCNIIQMKYRIPLFASHGNTSEVAGDTYVVHILLQPTAESKRVLIIYRDGFITLWAIQESKAIFTTGGIMLPAVSHETKKVTAACWACPYGSKVAVGYSNGEICIWNVPSPLASKTEPAPDKDSVLTQSAPICKLNIGYKLDKIPIASLKWAYADGKASRLYVMGASDNLSANLVQVVLLNELAETRTIKLGLHLSEPCVHMEIISSSNEDSKHKQDAFLLIGKSSHIYSYDDHAIEKYLLQCQSRSPPSLPMEIMVKLPFSDSSITVAKFITDNPYFSGEQGNIMMENLIPPLFPFDTRQKDLTQSMNFSRFSKSKNLYITGHMNGAINFWDASCPVMVPVASIVQQSEDDFSLSGVALTALYFDGSSRLLITGDQSGMIRLFNLKPEPFISGSSFLPLQGSSKKRSNHIVQSLKLVKVNGSVLSVDINCSSGHLAVGSDQGYVSLIDMEGPTLLYQRHITSELCTGIISLQFETCNFHGFEKNVLVVATKDSSVFALERDTGNTLGSGLIRPKKPSRAFLMQILDGQDTAVRESNKLEGIDPSKRNSTDDATPKRLSLLLCAEKAAYVYSLVHVVQGIKKVLYKKKFNNSCCWASTFYTTDAAGLVLLFADGKIEIRSLPELSLLKETSITGLTLSSQKLNSVADSSVCSSWDGELIIVNRDQEMFVVSVLLRKDLYGHLDSVSQVYNKDLIVAQGVCSEPATHKEKKKGLFSSVIKDMTRSKSKHMPGEEVEGARESMEGLSTIFSVDNFPPETGNIPNPAADESEVLLDIDDIDLEDPREKPKGNPMTAALNKQKLASKFQAFKGKLKEIKVKNEKSPAKEEPQHEKASSVDQIKKKYGFSTSGDSSVAKMAESKLSENLRKLQGISLRTTQMEDTARSFSSMAKEVLRIAENDKRSS, from the exons ATGTTCGTCAAAAAGCTTGTCGAGAAGGCTTCGAAGAAG CACGGGGGTATTGTAGATGGTTTAAAATCCGAAGACATAGACCCACGTCTGGTTTTCCATTATGGCGTCCCGTCAGGATCCGTCATTTTGGCTTATGACTCCATTCAGCAGATTCTTGCCATTTCCACGAA GGATGGCCGAATCAAACTTTATGGAAAAGGTAATACGCAAGCTATATTGGAATCGCCCGAGACTATAGCAAGCAAGTTTTTGGAG TTTTTTGAGAACCAAGGCATCCTTCTAAATGTGAACGCAAATAACCAAATTGAG GTCTGGGACCTGGAGAGGAACTTTTTATCTCACGTGCATGATTTTAAAGATGATATCACCTCTTTCACTGTCATGCAACAGAGCCTCTACAT gtttgttggagattctgttggcaatgtgtcagttCTGAAACTTGATCAAGAACCATGCAATATAATACAAATGAAATACAGAATCCCTCTTTTTGCTTCTCATG GAAATACATCTGAAGTTGCTGGTGATACCTATGTGGTGCATATTCTGCTGCAGCCGACAGCTGAAAGTAAGAG GGTTCTAATAATTTACAGAGATGGCTTCATTACCTTATGGGCAATTCAGGAAAGCAAAGCCATTTTTACAACTGGTGGGATCATGTTACCAGCAGTGTCTCATGAGACAAAGAAAGTGACAGCTGCATGTTGGGCATGCCCATATGGGAGCAAGGTGGCTGTTGGATACAGCAACGGAGAGATTTGCATCTGGAATGTGCCTTCTCCCTTAGCTTCAAAAACTGAACCGGCACCAGACAAGGACTCCGTTCTTACTCAAAGTGCTCCCATTTGTAAACTGAATATTGGATATAAATTAGACAAAATCCCTATAGCATCTCTCAAGTGGGCTTATGCAGATGGAAAAGCTAGCCGATTATATGTTATGGGTGCATCAGATAATTTATCAGCTAACTTGGTGCAG GTAGTTCTATTAAATGAGCTTGCAGAAACTCGCACAATCAAATTGGGCCTTCATTTGTCAGAGCCCTGTGTTCATATGGAGATCATTTCCAGTTCCAATGAAGACAGCAAGCATAAACAAGATGCTTTCCTTCTGATTGGGAAGTCAAGCCATATTTATTCGTATGATGATCATGCAATTGAAAAATACTTATTACAATGCCAATCTAGGTCCCCACCATCACTCCCAATGGAGATAATGGTAAAGCTTCCATTTTCAGATTCAAGCATCACTGTGGCAAAATTCATAACAGATAATCCTTACTTTTCGGGAGAACAG GGCAATATTATGATGGAAAACCTTATTCCACCACTATTTCCATTTGACACAAGGCAGAAAGATTTAACTCAGTCAATGAACTTTAGTAGATTTTCGAAGAGCAAGAACTTGTATATAACAGGACATATGAATGGGGCCATAAACTTCTGGGATGCATCATGTCCTGTTATGGTCCCTGTTGCATCTATAGTTCAACAG AGCGAGGATGATTTCTCTTTAAGCGGAGTAGCACTCACAGCATTGTATTTTGATGGAAGTTCAAGGCTCCTTATTACTGGGGACCAAAGCGGGATG ATTCGCCTTTTTAACCTTAAACCAGAGCCATTCATCTCAGGAAGCAGTTTTTTGCCTCTACAAG GAAGttcaaagaaaagaagcaaTCACATTGTCCAGAGTCTTAAACTTGTGAAGGTTAATGGATCTGTACTTTCTGTAGACATAAACTGCAGCTCAGGACATCTCGCTGTTGGGTCTGATCAAGGATAT GTCTCATTGATTGATATGGAGGGCCCGACTCTACTATATCAGAGACACATTACAAGTGAGCTGTGCACAGGAATCATCTCTCTGCAGTTTGAAACCTGCAATTTCCATGGTTTTGAGAAGAATGTGCTAGTTGTGGCCACAAAGGATTCGTCAGTTTTTGCTCTTGAGAGAGATACTGGAAATACTCTTGGCTCTGGCTTGATCCGTCCTAAGAAACCTTCAAGAGCTTTTCTCATGCAAATTTTGG ATGGACAGGATACTGCAGTTAGAGAATCTAATAAATTGGAGGGTATAGACCCGAGTAAGAGGAACTCTACTGATGATGCAACACCAAAGCGATTATCATTATTACTATGTGCTGAGAAAGCTGCTTATGTCTATTCCTTGGTCCATGTAGTCCAG gGTATAAAGAAGGTTCTttacaaaaagaaatttaataattcttGTTGCTGGGCATCGACATTTTACACAACTGATGCTGCAGGTCTTGTGCTTCTCTTTGCTgatggaaaaattgaaataag GTCCCTACCAGAATTGTCCCTATTGAAGGAAACTTCAATTACAGGTCTCACATTGTCAAGTCAAAAGCTGAATTCAGTCGCTGATAGTTCAGTGTGCTCTTCATGGGATGGAGAACTTATCATA GTGAACAGAGATCAGGAAATGTTTGTTGTCTCAGTTTTGCTCAGAAAAGATTTATATGG GCATTTGGACTCTGTTTCCCAAGTTTATAACAAAGATCTTATAGTTGCACAAGGAGTTTGCTCAGAACCTGCCACgcataaagagaaaaaaaag GGACTATTTAGCTCTGTTATCAAAGATATGACTCGAAGTAAATCGAAGCATATGCCTGGCGAAGAAGTTGAAGGTGCAAGAGAAAGTATGGAAGGACTCTCAACAATCTTTTCCGTTGACAATTTTCCACCTGAGACTGGAAATATTCCAAATCCAGCCGCGGATGAAAGTGAAGTTCTTTTGGATATAG ATGACATTGACCTCGAAGATCCAAGAGAAAAACCAAAAGGAAATCCTATGACTGCAGCACTCAATAAACAGAAATTAGCAAGCAAATTCCAGGCATTTAAAG
- the LOC127799878 gene encoding uncharacterized protein LOC127799878 isoform X3 has translation MFVKKLVEKASKKHGGIVDGLKSEDIDPRLVFHYGVPSGSVILAYDSIQQILAISTKDGRIKLYGKGNTQAILESPETIASKFLEFFENQGILLNVNANNQIEVWDLERNFLSHVHDFKDDITSFTVMQQSLYMFVGDSVGNVSVLKLDQEPCNIIQMKYRIPLFASHGNTSEVAGDTYVVHILLQPTAESKRVLIIYRDGFITLWAIQESKAIFTTGGIMLPAVSHETKKVTAACWACPYGSKVAVGYSNGEICIWNVPSPLASKTEPAPDKDSVLTQSAPICKLNIGYKLDKIPIASLKWAYADGKASRLYVMGASDNLSANLVQVVLLNELAETRTIKLGLHLSEPCVHMEIISSSNEDSKHKQDAFLLIGKSSHIYSYDDHAIEKYLLQCQSRSPPSLPMEIMVKLPFSDSSITVAKFITDNPYFSGEQGNIMMENLIPPLFPFDTRQKDLTQSMNFSRFSKSKNLYITGHMNGAINFWDASCPVMVPVASIVQQSEDDFSLSGVALTALYFDGSSRLLITGDQSGMIRLFNLKPEPFISGSSFLPLQGSSKKRSNHIVQSLKLVKVNGSVLSVDINCSSGHLAVGSDQGYVSLIDMEGPTLLYQRHITSELCTGIISLQFETCNFHGFEKNVLVVATKDSSVFALERDTGNTLGSGLIRPKKPSRAFLMQILDGQDTAVRESNKLEGIDPSKRNSTDDATPKRLSLLLCAEKAAYVYSLVHVVQGIKKVLYKKKFNNSCCWASTFYTTDAAGLVLLFADGKIEIRSLPELSLLKETSITGLTLSSQKLNSVADSSVCSSWDGELIIVNRDQEMFVVSVLLRKDLYGHLDSVSQVYNKDLIVAQGVCSEPATHKEKKKGLFSSVIKDMTRSKSKHMPGEEVEGARESMEGLSTIFSVDNFPPETGNIPNPAADESEVLLDIDDIDLEGGQVLHMEKMKS, from the exons ATGTTCGTCAAAAAGCTTGTCGAGAAGGCTTCGAAGAAG CACGGGGGTATTGTAGATGGTTTAAAATCCGAAGACATAGACCCACGTCTGGTTTTCCATTATGGCGTCCCGTCAGGATCCGTCATTTTGGCTTATGACTCCATTCAGCAGATTCTTGCCATTTCCACGAA GGATGGCCGAATCAAACTTTATGGAAAAGGTAATACGCAAGCTATATTGGAATCGCCCGAGACTATAGCAAGCAAGTTTTTGGAG TTTTTTGAGAACCAAGGCATCCTTCTAAATGTGAACGCAAATAACCAAATTGAG GTCTGGGACCTGGAGAGGAACTTTTTATCTCACGTGCATGATTTTAAAGATGATATCACCTCTTTCACTGTCATGCAACAGAGCCTCTACAT gtttgttggagattctgttggcaatgtgtcagttCTGAAACTTGATCAAGAACCATGCAATATAATACAAATGAAATACAGAATCCCTCTTTTTGCTTCTCATG GAAATACATCTGAAGTTGCTGGTGATACCTATGTGGTGCATATTCTGCTGCAGCCGACAGCTGAAAGTAAGAG GGTTCTAATAATTTACAGAGATGGCTTCATTACCTTATGGGCAATTCAGGAAAGCAAAGCCATTTTTACAACTGGTGGGATCATGTTACCAGCAGTGTCTCATGAGACAAAGAAAGTGACAGCTGCATGTTGGGCATGCCCATATGGGAGCAAGGTGGCTGTTGGATACAGCAACGGAGAGATTTGCATCTGGAATGTGCCTTCTCCCTTAGCTTCAAAAACTGAACCGGCACCAGACAAGGACTCCGTTCTTACTCAAAGTGCTCCCATTTGTAAACTGAATATTGGATATAAATTAGACAAAATCCCTATAGCATCTCTCAAGTGGGCTTATGCAGATGGAAAAGCTAGCCGATTATATGTTATGGGTGCATCAGATAATTTATCAGCTAACTTGGTGCAG GTAGTTCTATTAAATGAGCTTGCAGAAACTCGCACAATCAAATTGGGCCTTCATTTGTCAGAGCCCTGTGTTCATATGGAGATCATTTCCAGTTCCAATGAAGACAGCAAGCATAAACAAGATGCTTTCCTTCTGATTGGGAAGTCAAGCCATATTTATTCGTATGATGATCATGCAATTGAAAAATACTTATTACAATGCCAATCTAGGTCCCCACCATCACTCCCAATGGAGATAATGGTAAAGCTTCCATTTTCAGATTCAAGCATCACTGTGGCAAAATTCATAACAGATAATCCTTACTTTTCGGGAGAACAG GGCAATATTATGATGGAAAACCTTATTCCACCACTATTTCCATTTGACACAAGGCAGAAAGATTTAACTCAGTCAATGAACTTTAGTAGATTTTCGAAGAGCAAGAACTTGTATATAACAGGACATATGAATGGGGCCATAAACTTCTGGGATGCATCATGTCCTGTTATGGTCCCTGTTGCATCTATAGTTCAACAG AGCGAGGATGATTTCTCTTTAAGCGGAGTAGCACTCACAGCATTGTATTTTGATGGAAGTTCAAGGCTCCTTATTACTGGGGACCAAAGCGGGATG ATTCGCCTTTTTAACCTTAAACCAGAGCCATTCATCTCAGGAAGCAGTTTTTTGCCTCTACAAG GAAGttcaaagaaaagaagcaaTCACATTGTCCAGAGTCTTAAACTTGTGAAGGTTAATGGATCTGTACTTTCTGTAGACATAAACTGCAGCTCAGGACATCTCGCTGTTGGGTCTGATCAAGGATAT GTCTCATTGATTGATATGGAGGGCCCGACTCTACTATATCAGAGACACATTACAAGTGAGCTGTGCACAGGAATCATCTCTCTGCAGTTTGAAACCTGCAATTTCCATGGTTTTGAGAAGAATGTGCTAGTTGTGGCCACAAAGGATTCGTCAGTTTTTGCTCTTGAGAGAGATACTGGAAATACTCTTGGCTCTGGCTTGATCCGTCCTAAGAAACCTTCAAGAGCTTTTCTCATGCAAATTTTGG ATGGACAGGATACTGCAGTTAGAGAATCTAATAAATTGGAGGGTATAGACCCGAGTAAGAGGAACTCTACTGATGATGCAACACCAAAGCGATTATCATTATTACTATGTGCTGAGAAAGCTGCTTATGTCTATTCCTTGGTCCATGTAGTCCAG gGTATAAAGAAGGTTCTttacaaaaagaaatttaataattcttGTTGCTGGGCATCGACATTTTACACAACTGATGCTGCAGGTCTTGTGCTTCTCTTTGCTgatggaaaaattgaaataag GTCCCTACCAGAATTGTCCCTATTGAAGGAAACTTCAATTACAGGTCTCACATTGTCAAGTCAAAAGCTGAATTCAGTCGCTGATAGTTCAGTGTGCTCTTCATGGGATGGAGAACTTATCATA GTGAACAGAGATCAGGAAATGTTTGTTGTCTCAGTTTTGCTCAGAAAAGATTTATATGG GCATTTGGACTCTGTTTCCCAAGTTTATAACAAAGATCTTATAGTTGCACAAGGAGTTTGCTCAGAACCTGCCACgcataaagagaaaaaaaag GGACTATTTAGCTCTGTTATCAAAGATATGACTCGAAGTAAATCGAAGCATATGCCTGGCGAAGAAGTTGAAGGTGCAAGAGAAAGTATGGAAGGACTCTCAACAATCTTTTCCGTTGACAATTTTCCACCTGAGACTGGAAATATTCCAAATCCAGCCGCGGATGAAAGTGAAGTTCTTTTGGATATAG ATGACATTGACCTCGAAGGTGGTCAGGTCCTACACATGGAAAAGATGAAGTCATAA
- the LOC127799878 gene encoding uncharacterized protein LOC127799878 isoform X2: MFVKKLVEKASKKHGGIVDGLKSEDIDPRLVFHYGVPSGSVILAYDSIQQILAISTKDGRIKLYGKGNTQAILESPETIASKFLEFFENQGILLNVNANNQIEVWDLERNFLSHVHDFKDDITSFTVMQQSLYMFVGDSVGNVSVLKLDQEPCNIIQMKYRIPLFASHGNTSEVAGDTYVVHILLQPTAESKRVLIIYRDGFITLWAIQESKAIFTTGGIMLPAVSHETKKVTAACWACPYGSKVAVGYSNGEICIWNVPSPLASKTEPAPDKDSVLTQSAPICKLNIGYKLDKIPIASLKWAYADGKASRLYVMGASDNLSANLVQVVLLNELAETRTIKLGLHLSEPCVHMEIISSSNEDSKHKQDAFLLIGKSSHIYSYDDHAIEKYLLQCQSRSPPSLPMEIMVKLPFSDSSITVAKFITDNPYFSGEQGNIMMENLIPPLFPFDTRQKDLTQSMNFSRFSKSKNLYITGHMNGAINFWDASCPVMVPVASIVQQSEDDFSLSGVALTALYFDGSSRLLITGDQSGMIRLFNLKPEPFISGSSFLPLQGSSKKRSNHIVQSLKLVKVNGSVLSVDINCSSGHLAVGSDQGYVSLIDMEGPTLLYQRHITSELCTGIISLQFETCNFHGFEKNVLVVATKDSSVFALERDTGNTLGSGLIRPKKPSRAFLMQILDGQDTAVRESNKLEGIDPSKRNSTDDATPKRLSLLLCAEKAAYVYSLVHVVQGIKKVLYKKKFNNSCCWASTFYTTDAAGLVLLFADGKIEIRSLPELSLLKETSITGLTLSSQKLNSVADSSVCSSWDGELIIVNRDQEMFVVSVLLRKDLYGHLDSVSQVYNKDLIVAQGVCSEPATHKEKKKGLFSSVIKDMTRSKSKHMPGEEVEGARESMEGLSTIFSVDNFPPETGNIPNPAADESEVLLDIGKLKEIKVKNEKSPAKEEPQHEKASSVDQIKKKYGFSTSGDSSVAKMAESKLSENLRKLQGISLRTTQMEDTARSFSSMAKEVLRIAENDKRSS; this comes from the exons ATGTTCGTCAAAAAGCTTGTCGAGAAGGCTTCGAAGAAG CACGGGGGTATTGTAGATGGTTTAAAATCCGAAGACATAGACCCACGTCTGGTTTTCCATTATGGCGTCCCGTCAGGATCCGTCATTTTGGCTTATGACTCCATTCAGCAGATTCTTGCCATTTCCACGAA GGATGGCCGAATCAAACTTTATGGAAAAGGTAATACGCAAGCTATATTGGAATCGCCCGAGACTATAGCAAGCAAGTTTTTGGAG TTTTTTGAGAACCAAGGCATCCTTCTAAATGTGAACGCAAATAACCAAATTGAG GTCTGGGACCTGGAGAGGAACTTTTTATCTCACGTGCATGATTTTAAAGATGATATCACCTCTTTCACTGTCATGCAACAGAGCCTCTACAT gtttgttggagattctgttggcaatgtgtcagttCTGAAACTTGATCAAGAACCATGCAATATAATACAAATGAAATACAGAATCCCTCTTTTTGCTTCTCATG GAAATACATCTGAAGTTGCTGGTGATACCTATGTGGTGCATATTCTGCTGCAGCCGACAGCTGAAAGTAAGAG GGTTCTAATAATTTACAGAGATGGCTTCATTACCTTATGGGCAATTCAGGAAAGCAAAGCCATTTTTACAACTGGTGGGATCATGTTACCAGCAGTGTCTCATGAGACAAAGAAAGTGACAGCTGCATGTTGGGCATGCCCATATGGGAGCAAGGTGGCTGTTGGATACAGCAACGGAGAGATTTGCATCTGGAATGTGCCTTCTCCCTTAGCTTCAAAAACTGAACCGGCACCAGACAAGGACTCCGTTCTTACTCAAAGTGCTCCCATTTGTAAACTGAATATTGGATATAAATTAGACAAAATCCCTATAGCATCTCTCAAGTGGGCTTATGCAGATGGAAAAGCTAGCCGATTATATGTTATGGGTGCATCAGATAATTTATCAGCTAACTTGGTGCAG GTAGTTCTATTAAATGAGCTTGCAGAAACTCGCACAATCAAATTGGGCCTTCATTTGTCAGAGCCCTGTGTTCATATGGAGATCATTTCCAGTTCCAATGAAGACAGCAAGCATAAACAAGATGCTTTCCTTCTGATTGGGAAGTCAAGCCATATTTATTCGTATGATGATCATGCAATTGAAAAATACTTATTACAATGCCAATCTAGGTCCCCACCATCACTCCCAATGGAGATAATGGTAAAGCTTCCATTTTCAGATTCAAGCATCACTGTGGCAAAATTCATAACAGATAATCCTTACTTTTCGGGAGAACAG GGCAATATTATGATGGAAAACCTTATTCCACCACTATTTCCATTTGACACAAGGCAGAAAGATTTAACTCAGTCAATGAACTTTAGTAGATTTTCGAAGAGCAAGAACTTGTATATAACAGGACATATGAATGGGGCCATAAACTTCTGGGATGCATCATGTCCTGTTATGGTCCCTGTTGCATCTATAGTTCAACAG AGCGAGGATGATTTCTCTTTAAGCGGAGTAGCACTCACAGCATTGTATTTTGATGGAAGTTCAAGGCTCCTTATTACTGGGGACCAAAGCGGGATG ATTCGCCTTTTTAACCTTAAACCAGAGCCATTCATCTCAGGAAGCAGTTTTTTGCCTCTACAAG GAAGttcaaagaaaagaagcaaTCACATTGTCCAGAGTCTTAAACTTGTGAAGGTTAATGGATCTGTACTTTCTGTAGACATAAACTGCAGCTCAGGACATCTCGCTGTTGGGTCTGATCAAGGATAT GTCTCATTGATTGATATGGAGGGCCCGACTCTACTATATCAGAGACACATTACAAGTGAGCTGTGCACAGGAATCATCTCTCTGCAGTTTGAAACCTGCAATTTCCATGGTTTTGAGAAGAATGTGCTAGTTGTGGCCACAAAGGATTCGTCAGTTTTTGCTCTTGAGAGAGATACTGGAAATACTCTTGGCTCTGGCTTGATCCGTCCTAAGAAACCTTCAAGAGCTTTTCTCATGCAAATTTTGG ATGGACAGGATACTGCAGTTAGAGAATCTAATAAATTGGAGGGTATAGACCCGAGTAAGAGGAACTCTACTGATGATGCAACACCAAAGCGATTATCATTATTACTATGTGCTGAGAAAGCTGCTTATGTCTATTCCTTGGTCCATGTAGTCCAG gGTATAAAGAAGGTTCTttacaaaaagaaatttaataattcttGTTGCTGGGCATCGACATTTTACACAACTGATGCTGCAGGTCTTGTGCTTCTCTTTGCTgatggaaaaattgaaataag GTCCCTACCAGAATTGTCCCTATTGAAGGAAACTTCAATTACAGGTCTCACATTGTCAAGTCAAAAGCTGAATTCAGTCGCTGATAGTTCAGTGTGCTCTTCATGGGATGGAGAACTTATCATA GTGAACAGAGATCAGGAAATGTTTGTTGTCTCAGTTTTGCTCAGAAAAGATTTATATGG GCATTTGGACTCTGTTTCCCAAGTTTATAACAAAGATCTTATAGTTGCACAAGGAGTTTGCTCAGAACCTGCCACgcataaagagaaaaaaaag GGACTATTTAGCTCTGTTATCAAAGATATGACTCGAAGTAAATCGAAGCATATGCCTGGCGAAGAAGTTGAAGGTGCAAGAGAAAGTATGGAAGGACTCTCAACAATCTTTTCCGTTGACAATTTTCCACCTGAGACTGGAAATATTCCAAATCCAGCCGCGGATGAAAGTGAAGTTCTTTTGGATATAG